The following proteins are co-located in the Micromonospora viridifaciens genome:
- a CDS encoding NAD-dependent epimerase/dehydratase family protein encodes MRVLVTGAAGFVGSQVADLLAAEGHEVVALDALLPQAHGGELPEWSRRHAPVVGDVRDPDLLDRLLPGVDAVCHQAAMVGHGLDPSDAPGYASHNDYATAVLLAAMHRAGVRRLVLASSMVVYGEGRYECARHGAVRPVPRRPADLAAGRYDPTCPDCAGTLTPVLVPEDAPLEPRSTYAATKLAQEHLAGAWARQTGGGVWALRYHNVYGPRMPRDTPYAGVASIFRSELAGGRPPRVLEDGRQRRDFVHVTDVARANLLALTVPPPQPLVPVNICSGEPRTVGDLATALAAAMGGPAPLVVGGARAADVRHVVADPRRATELLGYTARVGFADGVAAFAADPLREPAALPA; translated from the coding sequence ATGCGGGTACTGGTCACCGGCGCGGCCGGTTTCGTCGGGTCGCAGGTCGCCGACCTGCTCGCCGCCGAGGGACACGAGGTGGTGGCGCTGGACGCCCTGCTGCCCCAGGCACACGGCGGTGAGCTGCCGGAGTGGTCCCGGCGGCACGCCCCGGTCGTCGGGGACGTCCGCGACCCGGACCTGCTCGACCGGCTGCTGCCCGGAGTGGACGCGGTGTGCCACCAGGCCGCGATGGTCGGGCACGGGCTCGACCCGTCGGACGCCCCCGGGTACGCCAGCCACAACGACTACGCCACGGCGGTGCTGCTGGCCGCGATGCACCGGGCCGGGGTGCGCCGGCTGGTGCTGGCCAGCTCCATGGTGGTCTACGGCGAGGGGCGCTACGAGTGCGCCCGGCACGGCGCCGTCCGACCCGTCCCGCGCCGCCCCGCCGACCTGGCTGCCGGCCGCTACGACCCGACGTGCCCGGACTGCGCCGGCACGCTCACCCCGGTCCTGGTGCCCGAGGACGCCCCGCTGGAGCCGCGCAGCACGTACGCGGCCACGAAGCTGGCCCAGGAGCACCTGGCCGGCGCCTGGGCGCGGCAGACCGGCGGCGGGGTGTGGGCGCTGCGCTACCACAACGTCTACGGGCCCCGGATGCCCCGCGACACCCCGTACGCGGGGGTGGCCTCGATCTTCCGCTCGGAGCTGGCGGGTGGCCGGCCGCCGCGTGTGCTGGAGGACGGCCGGCAGCGGCGGGACTTCGTCCACGTCACCGACGTGGCGCGGGCCAACCTGCTCGCGCTCACCGTGCCACCGCCGCAGCCCCTGGTGCCGGTCAACATCTGCTCCGGCGAGCCGCGTACCGTCGGTGACCTGGCCACCGCCCTGGCCGCCGCGATGGGCGGGCCGGCGCCGCTGGTCGTCGGTGGCGCCCGGGCGGCCGACGTGCGCCACGTCGTCGCCGACCCGCGCCGGGCCACCGAACTGCTCGGCTACACGGCCCGGGTGGGGTTCGCGGACGGGGTCGCCGCCTTCGCCGCCGACCCGCTGCGCGAGCCGGCCGCCCTGCCCGCCTGA
- a CDS encoding TIGR04282 family arsenosugar biosynthesis glycosyltransferase has product MTVLLVMAKAPVPGAVKTRLCPPVTPAQAARIAAAALRDTLDAVRALPGVTPVLAVRGRVADAEDGADLTAALAGWSVLAQRGGDLGDRLANAHADVAAAWPGRPVLQIGMDTPQLTPGRLLAAVRRLDLADAVLGPALDGGWWALGLRDPRQAAALRAVPMSTARTGRRTWAALARRGLHTLPLPVLRDVDEWPDALAVAAEAPASRFARQVARLHPASAPGGRR; this is encoded by the coding sequence GTGACCGTGCTGCTGGTGATGGCCAAGGCGCCCGTGCCAGGCGCCGTGAAGACCCGGCTCTGCCCACCAGTCACTCCCGCCCAGGCCGCCCGGATCGCCGCCGCGGCGTTGCGCGACACCCTCGACGCCGTCCGTGCCCTGCCCGGGGTGACGCCGGTGTTGGCCGTACGGGGCCGCGTCGCCGACGCCGAGGACGGCGCCGACCTGACGGCCGCCCTCGCCGGCTGGTCGGTGCTGGCCCAGCGGGGCGGTGACCTGGGCGACCGGCTCGCCAACGCCCACGCCGACGTGGCGGCGGCCTGGCCGGGGCGGCCGGTGCTGCAGATCGGCATGGACACCCCGCAACTGACTCCGGGGCGGCTGCTCGCGGCGGTACGGCGGCTCGACCTGGCCGACGCCGTGCTCGGCCCGGCCCTGGACGGCGGGTGGTGGGCGCTCGGGCTGCGCGACCCCCGGCAGGCTGCCGCGTTGCGGGCGGTGCCGATGTCCACGGCGCGGACCGGCCGGCGCACCTGGGCGGCCCTCGCGAGGCGGGGCCTGCACACCCTGCCCCTGCCGGTCCTGCGCGACGTCGACGAGTGGCCCGACGCGCTCGCGGTGGCCGCCGAGGCTCCGGCGAGCCGTTTCGCCCGCCAGGTCGCGCGGCTGCACCCCGCCTCCGCGCCGGGCGGTCGGCGGTGA
- a CDS encoding class I SAM-dependent methyltransferase: MHGQPGVHWLVQGDGRRSRLPVRRWHGPPEPATAAVVARCAGPTLDVGCGPGRLTLALARAGQTAVGVDISPHAVRLTRARGAIAIHRDVFAALPGEGRWAHVLLIDGNIGIGGDPGLLLRRCRELIRAGGTVLVELEPPGPGLWRGQARLASRSPTGDVHRSGAFRWARLDTVAVHDTARAAGLTVRDLFEAGRRWFGELVPDRL, from the coding sequence CTGCACGGGCAGCCGGGCGTGCACTGGCTCGTGCAGGGCGACGGCCGGCGCAGCCGGCTGCCGGTACGGCGCTGGCATGGTCCGCCGGAACCGGCGACCGCCGCGGTCGTCGCCCGGTGCGCCGGCCCGACCCTGGACGTCGGCTGCGGCCCGGGTCGGCTCACGCTCGCGCTGGCCCGGGCCGGGCAGACCGCGGTCGGGGTCGACATCTCCCCGCACGCGGTGCGGCTCACCCGGGCGCGCGGGGCGATCGCCATCCATCGGGACGTCTTCGCCGCCCTGCCCGGCGAGGGACGCTGGGCACACGTCCTGCTCATCGACGGCAACATCGGCATCGGCGGTGACCCGGGCCTCCTGCTCCGCCGGTGCCGGGAGCTGATCCGCGCCGGCGGGACCGTCCTGGTCGAGCTGGAGCCGCCCGGGCCCGGACTGTGGCGCGGCCAGGCCCGCCTCGCCTCCCGTTCCCCGACGGGTGACGTACACCGCAGCGGTGCCTTCCGCTGGGCCCGGCTGGACACAGTGGCGGTCCACGACACCGCCCGCGCCGCCGGGCTGACCGTGCGGGACCTGTTCGAGGCGGGCCGTCGCTGGTTCGGCGAACTGGTCCCGGACCGGCTCTGA
- a CDS encoding glycosyltransferase family 2 protein, translating to MSAPVDVVLPCLDEAAALPGVLTALPRGYRAIVVDNGSRDGSAEVAARHGARVVHEPRRGYGAAVHAGLLAADAELVCVLDADGSFDPAELPALVDPVARGAADLAVGRRRPVSAGAWPWHARAGTALVAALLRQRGVPLRDLSPIRVARRDALLDLGVTDRAFGYPLELLIRAATGGWRIRELDVSYAPRAAGTRSKVSGSVRGTLRATRDFAVVLRTVGRPR from the coding sequence ATGTCCGCACCCGTCGACGTGGTTCTGCCGTGCCTCGACGAGGCCGCCGCCCTGCCCGGTGTCCTCACCGCGCTGCCGCGTGGCTACCGGGCGATCGTGGTGGACAACGGCTCCCGGGACGGCTCCGCGGAGGTCGCCGCGCGGCACGGGGCCCGGGTGGTGCACGAGCCCCGACGCGGCTACGGCGCCGCCGTGCACGCCGGGCTGCTGGCCGCCGACGCGGAGCTGGTCTGCGTCCTGGACGCCGACGGCTCCTTCGACCCGGCGGAACTGCCCGCGCTGGTCGACCCGGTCGCCCGTGGCGCCGCCGACCTGGCGGTGGGCCGGCGGCGACCCGTCTCCGCCGGGGCCTGGCCGTGGCACGCGCGCGCCGGCACCGCCCTCGTCGCGGCGCTGCTCCGGCAGCGGGGCGTGCCGCTGCGCGATCTCAGCCCGATCCGGGTGGCCCGCCGCGACGCCCTGCTCGACCTGGGCGTCACCGACCGGGCCTTCGGCTACCCCCTCGAACTGCTGATCCGCGCCGCCACCGGCGGCTGGCGGATCCGGGAGCTGGACGTCAGCTACGCCCCGCGCGCCGCCGGCACCCGCTCCAAGGTCTCCGGCTCGGTACGCGGCACGCTGCGCGCCACCCGCGACTTCGCCGTCGTCCTGCGCACCGTGGGCCGACCCCGGTGA
- a CDS encoding glycosyl hydrolase family 18 protein — translation MRLRRGLAALLGGALLLAALPAATVLAATAGEAALVSCAGVPAWAEGVTWTAGSKATYASRLYQVLQTHTPPVGAGWTPPATPALWTDLGACDGGTPSPTPTRTSPSPTPSPTASPTRTPTPSPTPTSSSPPPGSDTCALKPRPAGKVLQGYWESWDGAANGVHPGLGWIPITDSRIPAHGYNVVTAAFPVIRADGTVLWEDGMDAGVKVATPAEVCRAKTAGLTVLLSIGGATAGIDLGSAAVADRIVATVVPILKRYNFDGIDIDIETGLTGSGNINQLSTSQANLVRIIDGVLAQMPAGFGLTMAPETAYVTGGSVTYGSIWGAYLPIIKRYVDNGRLWWLNMQYYNGSMYGCSGDSYPAGTVQGFVAQTNCLNVGLVVQGVTIRVPYDRQVPGLPAQSGAGGGYLPPSSVAQAWNTYQGGLKGLMTWSINWDGSKGWTFGDNVRALQGR, via the coding sequence ATGCGACTTCGACGTGGGCTGGCCGCCCTGCTCGGCGGCGCCCTACTGCTCGCCGCCCTACCGGCCGCCACCGTTCTCGCCGCCACCGCCGGCGAGGCCGCGCTGGTGTCCTGCGCCGGCGTACCGGCCTGGGCCGAGGGAGTCACCTGGACCGCGGGCAGCAAGGCCACCTACGCCAGCCGCCTCTACCAGGTGCTGCAGACACACACCCCGCCGGTGGGTGCCGGCTGGACCCCGCCCGCCACCCCGGCCCTCTGGACCGACCTCGGCGCCTGCGACGGCGGCACCCCGTCACCCACGCCGACCAGGACGTCCCCCTCCCCCACGCCGTCGCCCACCGCCTCACCGACCCGTACGCCGACGCCGTCGCCCACCCCGACCTCGTCGAGCCCGCCGCCCGGTTCGGACACCTGCGCCCTGAAGCCGCGGCCGGCCGGCAAGGTGCTCCAGGGCTACTGGGAGAGCTGGGACGGCGCGGCCAACGGCGTGCACCCCGGGCTCGGCTGGATCCCGATCACCGACTCGCGTATCCCGGCGCACGGCTACAACGTGGTCACCGCCGCCTTCCCGGTGATCCGGGCCGACGGGACCGTGCTCTGGGAGGACGGCATGGACGCCGGCGTCAAGGTGGCCACTCCCGCCGAGGTGTGCCGGGCCAAGACCGCCGGCCTGACCGTCCTGCTGTCGATCGGCGGCGCCACCGCCGGCATCGACCTCGGCTCAGCCGCGGTCGCCGACCGCATCGTCGCCACCGTGGTGCCGATCCTCAAACGGTACAACTTCGACGGCATCGACATCGACATCGAGACCGGGCTCACCGGCAGCGGCAACATCAACCAGCTGTCCACCTCGCAGGCCAACCTGGTGCGCATCATCGACGGGGTGCTCGCCCAGATGCCCGCCGGCTTCGGGCTCACCATGGCTCCCGAGACCGCGTACGTCACCGGCGGCAGCGTCACGTACGGGTCCATCTGGGGCGCGTACCTGCCGATCATCAAGCGGTACGTGGACAACGGCCGGCTCTGGTGGCTGAACATGCAGTACTACAACGGCAGCATGTACGGCTGCTCCGGCGACTCGTACCCCGCCGGCACCGTGCAGGGCTTCGTCGCGCAGACCAACTGCCTCAACGTCGGCCTGGTCGTGCAGGGCGTCACCATCCGCGTCCCGTACGACCGGCAGGTCCCCGGCCTGCCCGCGCAGTCGGGAGCGGGCGGCGGTTACCTGCCGCCGTCGTCGGTGGCGCAGGCCTGGAACACCTACCAGGGCGGCCTGAAGGGCCTGATGACCTGGTCGATCAACTGGGACGGGTCGAAGGGCTGGACCTTCGGCGACAACGTGCGAGCCCTCCAGGGCCGCTGA
- a CDS encoding TraR/DksA family transcriptional regulator has product MTTDLRGAADQQRTEQLRATLTTEFEAQTARLTELTADTGDPGEAHTQAALIAATRQSLAQIGDALRRLAEGSYGICERCDAPIPAERLEILPHARFCVPCQQKQG; this is encoded by the coding sequence ATGACTACCGACCTCCGAGGCGCCGCCGACCAGCAGCGGACCGAGCAGCTGCGGGCCACCCTGACCACCGAGTTCGAGGCGCAGACCGCGCGACTGACCGAACTCACCGCGGACACCGGCGACCCCGGCGAGGCGCACACCCAGGCCGCGCTGATCGCCGCGACCCGCCAGAGCCTGGCGCAGATCGGTGACGCGCTGCGCCGGCTGGCCGAGGGCAGCTACGGCATCTGCGAGCGGTGCGACGCGCCGATCCCGGCCGAGCGGCTCGAGATCCTGCCGCACGCCCGCTTCTGCGTACCGTGCCAGCAGAAGCAGGGCTGA